GTCTGCTTTCCTAATAATCCCATACAAACCCAGAACTATATTTTTACGGGAAAAAACAATTTTGTTGCAGAGGTTTTAGCGGCCAGAACTTTTGGTAATATCGAGGATGTGGAAAAACTGCATCAGTCCGGCCGGGCTCTTGGAGCCAGCATGGAAAACGCATTAGTCTATAATTCCAAAGGCTATATCACACCACAACGTTTTGCGGGAGAAGCCGTGCGCCATAAGGTTTTGGACCTGTTGGGTGATTTGTACTCATCAGGATATTTTGTGCAGGGCAAAATGTTGGCGTACAAGACCAGCCACGTATTAAATAACAAATTTATAAAAAAACTGCTAAAAGCGTCTTAAATAAGACCGGCAATCATATCGCCAACTTCTGACGTTGAATAGCCCATTTTCCCGGCGGACATACTTTCCATTTTGGAAATTGCCGTCATAACTGCCTTTTCAATTGCGGCAGCGGCTTCTTTTTCGCCCAGATAATCAAGCATCATTTGCCCGGCCATAATGGCTGCGATAGGATTAATTACTCCAAGTCCGGTATATTTGGGGGCGCTACCGCCAATAGGCTCAAACATGGAAGTACCAACCGGATTTATATTGCCACCGGAAGCTACACCCATTCCGCCCTGTATCATGGCGCCCAGGTCTGTAATAATATCGCCGAAAAGATTATCGGTTACAATTACGTCAAACCATTCGGGATTTTTTACAAACCACATAGTTGTAGCATCTACATGGGCATAATCGGTTTCAATTTCAGGATAATCCTTGGCAACATCATTAAAAGCTCTTTGCCAAAGGTCAAAAGCGTAAGTTAGCACATTGGTTTTTCCAACCAGAGTTACTTTTTTTCTGTTATTCTTTTTGGCGTAATCAAAAGCAAAGCGAATACAGCGCTCTACACCTTTTCTGGTATTAATGGATTCCTGTATAGCAACTTCATCGGCAGTACCTTTTTTTAAAATGCCGCCAGCGCCGACATAGAGACCTTCTGTGTTTTCCCTGACCACGACAAAATCAATCTCTTTCGGACCTTTATTTTTTATAGGAGTTTCTACCCCAGGATAAAGTTTTACAGGTCTTAAGTTCACATACTGGTCCAGCTCGAAGCGCAATCGGAGCAGAATTCCTTTTTCCAGTATGCCGGGCTTCACATCAGGATGTCCGATCGCTCCCAGAAAAACAGCCTTATATTTACGAAGGTTTTCAATATCATTTTCGTTTATGGTTTCACCGGTTTTCAGATAACGTTCACCACCGAAATCAAACATGTCAAAAGTAAAGGAAAGGTTATGTTTTTTCCCTGCCGCCTTGAGTACTTTCATACCTTCGGCAATAACTTCTGGTCCTGTCCCGTCACCGGGAATAACGGCAATTTTATAGGTCTTCATGTTAGCCTCCTTGAGCTCTGTAGTGTATAGATACTATAAAGGATAGCCAAAATATAGGCAAGATGGTTTTTGGGAAAACTTAACTGTTTTTACTGAAACGATTACGTAAACGCTTAACGCTTTTTGTCTGCGGAACATTAAATATTTTACTAGGTTTTTTATCCCAGAAGGTTTGCAGTTTTTCAATTCTTTTTTCTATATCTTTAATAAGGTTATGGTCCAGACCATCTTTTTTATCCAGCACGGCGCCGATAGATAATATCCTTTTTTCCACTTCGATATCTGAAATGTCTTCAGAGTTTTCATTAACGGTTGAGCCTTCAGCGTAAACATCATTTATATTCAAAGAATTATGTAAATGATTAAAAAAGTCTTTATCTTTTTGGTCAGGGAACAAATCCAGCACCTCATCATTCTCCAGTTGAATGATCTTGCTGTTTTCTTTTTTTTGCTTATCTGCCGAATCTTTTTCTTGTTGTTCGTCTGCTTTTTCTTCTTTGCTTTTTACTGTTTCTTTATTTTTATTGTTCTCAGCACCTATAAATTCTTCATGAAATTCTTCGGAAGAGTTGGGTACAGCATAAATGTCTTCACCCTGCACAATAGTTGCCGCGCTTAACTGTTTTTCAGTATGACCGGGTACAGGCAGATCTTTTTTATTGATATTCATAACTACTGCATCGTCCATATTTCTGGAGTAACCGTCACCGGACAATTTTTCTTTGCGTAAACTCATTAATATCTGTTTCTGTTGAAATTTTTGTAAGCGATCCTGTTCAAGGTTATTTATATAGGCCTCTTTTTGCTC
This genomic stretch from Candidatus Margulisiibacteriota bacterium harbors:
- a CDS encoding 3-isopropylmalate dehydrogenase; translated protein: MKTYKIAVIPGDGTGPEVIAEGMKVLKAAGKKHNLSFTFDMFDFGGERYLKTGETINENDIENLRKYKAVFLGAIGHPDVKPGILEKGILLRLRFELDQYVNLRPVKLYPGVETPIKNKGPKEIDFVVVRENTEGLYVGAGGILKKGTADEVAIQESINTRKGVERCIRFAFDYAKKNNRKKVTLVGKTNVLTYAFDLWQRAFNDVAKDYPEIETDYAHVDATTMWFVKNPEWFDVIVTDNLFGDIITDLGAMIQGGMGVASGGNINPVGTSMFEPIGGSAPKYTGLGVINPIAAIMAGQMMLDYLGEKEAAAAIEKAVMTAISKMESMSAGKMGYSTSEVGDMIAGLI